A part of Pararoseomonas sp. SCSIO 73927 genomic DNA contains:
- a CDS encoding indolepyruvate ferredoxin oxidoreductase family protein — MGSVQRATMRLEDRWESGEEPVLMTGIQALVRLPLEQRALDRAAGHSTAGFVTGYRGSPLGGYDKELQKQAKRLAEAGVVFQPGLNEDLAATAAWGTQQAGLFNDGTKDGVFGIWYGKGPGVDRSGDALRHANMAGTAPLGGVLALAGDDPSAKSSTVANASDHAFMDLEIPFLDPAGVHEILEFGLKGIALSRFAGTWAAMKCVADTMDASASFRIHPWAPIIPEGDFEGEDGRHIRLRDLVLAQERRLRRTRLPAAVAFARANGLDRVVLDSPRARFGIAARGKAYATLRQAMLDLGIDDTAARLLGLRIWKVGLAWPLDEVAARAFASGLEEVLVVEDRRSFLEAQLRDALYGTPNPPRITGKRDETGAPLLSDLSELDAAGIARALDARLPREPRPESMAARLAALSALAEAARQPIALRQPWFCPGCPHNSSTKVPEGSRAMAGIGCHYMVTWMDRDTEVFTHMGGEGMPWLGQRDFVRTQHVFANLGDGTYSHSGSLAIRAAIAAKANITYKILVNGAVAMTGGQTPEAEMTVPRIAAQMAAEGAAHIAVVSDDPERHQHDPMMPRGVAYHHRDSLDAVQKDLRERPGVTVLIYDQECATERRRHRKRGTAAAATKRVVINPRVCEDCGDCGVQSNCLAVQPVQTEFGQKRHVDQSACNQDFSCLKGFCPSFVTLEGAEPAAHPQAAAAPENLPEPAPPALRDEAWNVVLAGIGGQGVTALAAILATAAHIDGRPVRSMDQLGLAQKGGGVQAQIRIGAEGAAPETLAGPRIGTGQADLLIAADAIGAHGVNVRPLLSKDRTATVVNADVAATAGYLLGTPRADAPAILDNLRATSRDLLALPAAHRVEEALGDAIFLNVFLLGTAYQRGLLPLSLAAIERALELNGTAVERNKAAFALGRAAALEAPAGPRAPEAPDELIARRVADLTAYQNAAYARDYAATVARIRALDEGLGRAVAMQLHRLMAYKDEYEVARLHADTAWQASLDAGFTGTKRKVLHLAPPFLSRTNPETGRPEKRSFGPWMISAMGLLRHGKVLRGTALDPFGYTEERRTERALIAEFRTRLDALLVEHPAAALRDWVNAWGGIKGFGPIKHANIGRTREALAAIEARLAAPPMPALAAE, encoded by the coding sequence ATGGGAAGCGTGCAACGGGCGACGATGCGCCTCGAGGATCGCTGGGAGTCCGGCGAGGAGCCGGTGCTGATGACCGGCATCCAGGCCCTGGTCCGCCTGCCGCTGGAACAGCGCGCGCTGGACCGCGCGGCCGGCCACAGCACCGCGGGCTTCGTCACCGGCTATCGCGGCAGCCCGCTGGGCGGCTACGACAAGGAGCTGCAGAAGCAGGCCAAGCGCCTGGCCGAGGCCGGGGTCGTTTTCCAGCCCGGCCTGAACGAGGACCTTGCCGCCACCGCCGCCTGGGGCACGCAGCAGGCCGGGCTGTTCAACGACGGCACGAAGGACGGCGTCTTCGGCATCTGGTACGGCAAGGGCCCGGGCGTGGACCGCAGCGGCGACGCGCTGCGCCACGCCAACATGGCCGGCACCGCGCCATTGGGCGGCGTGCTGGCCCTGGCGGGCGACGATCCCTCCGCCAAGTCCTCCACCGTCGCCAACGCCTCCGACCACGCCTTCATGGACCTGGAGATCCCCTTCCTCGATCCGGCGGGGGTGCACGAGATCCTGGAGTTCGGCCTGAAGGGCATCGCCCTCTCGCGCTTCGCTGGCACCTGGGCCGCGATGAAGTGCGTGGCGGACACGATGGATGCCAGCGCCAGCTTCCGTATCCACCCCTGGGCCCCGATCATCCCGGAGGGCGATTTCGAGGGCGAGGACGGCCGCCACATCCGTCTGCGCGACCTCGTCCTGGCGCAGGAACGCCGCCTGCGCCGCACGCGCCTGCCCGCCGCGGTCGCCTTCGCCCGCGCCAACGGGCTGGACCGCGTGGTGCTGGATTCCCCGCGCGCCCGCTTCGGCATCGCGGCCCGCGGCAAGGCCTACGCCACGCTGCGCCAGGCCATGCTGGACCTCGGCATCGACGACACCGCCGCGCGGCTCCTCGGCCTCCGAATCTGGAAGGTCGGCCTGGCATGGCCGCTCGACGAGGTGGCCGCCCGCGCCTTCGCTTCAGGCCTGGAGGAGGTTCTCGTCGTCGAGGACCGCCGCTCCTTCCTCGAGGCCCAGCTCCGCGACGCCCTCTACGGCACGCCGAACCCGCCCCGCATCACCGGCAAGCGCGACGAGACCGGCGCGCCGCTCCTCTCCGACCTCTCGGAGCTGGACGCCGCCGGCATCGCGCGCGCCCTCGATGCCCGCCTGCCGCGCGAGCCGCGCCCGGAGAGCATGGCCGCCCGCCTCGCCGCGCTCAGCGCCCTTGCGGAAGCCGCCCGCCAGCCCATCGCGCTGCGCCAGCCCTGGTTCTGCCCGGGCTGCCCGCACAACTCCTCCACGAAGGTGCCGGAGGGCTCCCGCGCCATGGCGGGCATCGGCTGCCACTACATGGTGACGTGGATGGACCGCGACACCGAGGTCTTCACCCATATGGGCGGGGAGGGAATGCCCTGGCTCGGCCAGCGGGATTTCGTGAGGACGCAGCACGTCTTCGCCAACCTCGGCGACGGCACCTATTCCCACTCCGGCAGCCTCGCGATCCGCGCCGCCATCGCGGCGAAGGCGAACATCACCTACAAGATCCTGGTGAACGGCGCCGTGGCGATGACCGGCGGCCAGACCCCGGAAGCCGAGATGACCGTGCCCCGCATCGCCGCCCAGATGGCGGCAGAGGGCGCCGCGCACATCGCCGTCGTCTCCGACGATCCCGAGCGCCATCAGCACGATCCGATGATGCCCCGCGGCGTGGCGTACCACCACCGCGACAGCCTGGACGCCGTGCAGAAGGACCTGCGCGAGCGCCCGGGCGTGACGGTTCTCATCTACGACCAGGAATGCGCGACGGAGCGCCGCCGCCACCGCAAGCGCGGCACCGCCGCGGCCGCCACGAAGCGCGTCGTCATCAACCCGCGCGTCTGCGAGGATTGCGGCGACTGCGGCGTGCAGTCCAACTGCCTCGCCGTGCAGCCCGTGCAGACGGAGTTCGGCCAGAAGCGGCATGTGGACCAATCCGCCTGCAACCAGGACTTCTCCTGCCTGAAGGGCTTCTGCCCCTCCTTCGTCACGCTGGAAGGGGCGGAGCCCGCCGCCCATCCGCAGGCCGCCGCCGCGCCGGAGAACCTGCCCGAACCCGCGCCGCCCGCCCTGCGCGACGAGGCCTGGAACGTCGTCCTCGCCGGCATCGGCGGGCAGGGCGTCACCGCGCTCGCCGCCATCCTCGCCACCGCCGCGCATATCGACGGCCGTCCTGTCCGCAGCATGGACCAGCTCGGCCTCGCCCAGAAGGGCGGCGGCGTGCAGGCGCAGATCCGCATCGGCGCGGAGGGCGCGGCGCCCGAGACCCTCGCCGGCCCGCGCATCGGCACCGGCCAAGCAGACCTGCTGATCGCCGCCGACGCCATCGGCGCGCACGGCGTGAATGTCCGTCCTCTGCTCTCGAAGGATCGCACCGCCACCGTCGTGAACGCGGACGTCGCCGCCACCGCCGGCTATCTTCTCGGCACCCCGCGCGCTGATGCGCCCGCCATCCTCGACAACCTGCGCGCCACTTCGCGCGACCTTCTCGCGCTCCCCGCCGCGCACCGCGTGGAGGAGGCGCTAGGCGACGCCATTTTCCTCAACGTCTTCCTCCTCGGCACCGCGTACCAGCGCGGCCTCCTCCCGCTCTCCCTCGCCGCGATCGAGCGCGCTCTGGAGCTGAACGGCACGGCCGTGGAGCGCAACAAGGCCGCTTTCGCCCTAGGCCGCGCCGCCGCGCTGGAGGCCCCCGCCGGCCCGCGCGCGCCGGAGGCGCCCGACGAGCTGATTGCCCGCCGCGTCGCGGACCTCACGGCTTACCAGAACGCCGCCTACGCGCGGGACTATGCTGCCACCGTCGCCCGAATCCGTGCCCTGGACGAAGGGCTGGGACGCGCCGTCGCCATGCAGCTGCACCGCCTGATGGCTTACAAGGACGAGTACGAGGTGGCCCGCCTGCACGCCGATACCGCCTGGCAGGCCTCCCTGGACGCAGGCTTCACCGGCACGAAGCGGAAGGTGCTGCACCTTGCCCCGCCCTTCCTCTCCCGCACCAACCCCGAGACGGGCCGCCCGGAGAAGCGCAGCTTCGGCCCCTGGATGATCAGCGCCATGGGCCTGCTGCGCCACGGCAAGGTCCTGCGCGGCACCGCCCTGGACCCCTTCGGCTATACGGAGGAGCGCCGCACGGAGCGCGCCCTGATCGCCGAGTTCCGCACCCGGCTGGACGCCCTCCTCGTGGAGCATCCGGCGGCGGCGCTGCGGGACTGGGTGAATGCCTGGGGCGGCATCAAGGGCTTCGGCCCAATCAAGCACGCCAACATCGGCAGGACCCGCGAGGCCCTCGCCGCCATCGAGGCCCGCCTTGCGGCGCCGCCCATGCCGGCTCTGGCGGCGGAGTGA